A single Oryza brachyantha chromosome 8, ObraRS2, whole genome shotgun sequence DNA region contains:
- the LOC102722887 gene encoding uncharacterized protein LOC102722887, with the protein MPQQVPNPDQHIVLSNTPQSSTQSRKRKSAASATISAASMPKTKIPSNQKALQVVRVNATARVATHQGGSATVNLQAIVLGSQGSTSASVQIKSGKASVSVSAQEPGNGKGKKPTPGPLLLIPPWESAKL; encoded by the exons ATGCCTCAGCAAGTTCCAAACCCAGACCAACATATAGTGCTATCAAACACACCACAGAGCTCAACTCAAAGCAGGAAGAGGAAGTCAGCTGCATCTGCCACCATCAGTGCTGCAAGCATGCCAAAGACAAAAATTCCTAGCAACCAAAAG GCACTCCAAGTTGTTAGGGTCAATGCAACAGCAAGAGTTGCAACACATCAAGGTGGTTCCGCTACTGTCAATTTGCAAGCCATTGTACTAGGATCCCAGGGATCGACAAGTGCATCAGTACAGATCAAGTCTGGGAAAGCTTCTGTTTCTGTATCAGCTCAAGAACCAGGAAATGGCAAGGGAAAGAAACCTACTCCTGGTCCACTGCTACTTATACCTCCATGGGAATCTGCCAAACTATGA
- the LOC102699334 gene encoding uncharacterized protein LOC102699334 translates to MSQCSRPTSSFLRDLLNDLRDAVWSLRREKDELVVAVREGQAMARDVDAARRELAALKKHAAETDAKLVLLKEQNRRPEKDRCMLFFVLLAICGLFVMVWVMN, encoded by the exons ATGTCGCAATGCTCGA GGCCAACAAGCAGTTTTCTTAGAGATCTGTTGAATGATTTGCGCGATGCGGTGTGGTCACTAAGGAGGGAGAAGGATGAACTTGTTGTTGCTGTTAGGGAAGGGCAAGCCATGGCTCGTGATGTAGATGCAGCTAGGAGGGAGTTGGCAGCGTTGAAGAAGCATGCTGCTGAGACCGATGCAAAATTGGTTCTGTTGAAAGAACAAAATCGTAGGCCAGAGAAGGATAGGTGcatgcttttttttgttttactgGCAATCTGTGGTCTGTTTGTCATGGTTTGGGTGATGAATTGA